Proteins encoded within one genomic window of Panicum virgatum strain AP13 chromosome 1N, P.virgatum_v5, whole genome shotgun sequence:
- the LOC120653874 gene encoding probable aldo-keto reductase 2 — MAAAAPVSVPRIKLGSQGLEVSAQGLGCMGMSAFYGPPKPEPDMIKLIHHAIAAGVTFLDTSDMYGPHTNEILLGKALQGGVRDKVELATKFGVNFVGAGNFEIRGDPAYVRAACEGSLKRLGVDCVDLYYQHRIDKKVPIEVTMGELKKLVEEGKIKYIGLSEASASTIRRAHAVHPITAIQLEWSLWCRDVEEDIIPTCRELGIGIVAYSPLGRGFFSSGAKLVESLSEQDFRKYLPRFQPENLDKNAQIFERVNAMAARKGCTPSQLALAWVHHQGNDVCPIPGTTKIENFNQNVGALSVKLTPDEMAKLESYAAAGEVLGDRYPQMANTWKDSETPPLSSWKSE; from the exons atggccgccgccgctcccgtaTCCGTTCCCCGCATCAAGCTGGGCTCCCAGGGGCTGGAGGTCTCGGCGCAGGGCCTCGGCTGCATGGGCATGTCCGCTTTCTACGGCCCGCCCAAGCCCGAGCCCGACATGATCAAGCTCATCCACCATGCCATTGCCGCAGGGGTCACCTTCCTCGACACCTCCGACATGTACGGCCCACACACCAACGAGATCCTCCTCGGCAAGGCGCTGCAGGGCGGGGTGAGGGACAAGGTGGAGCTGGCCACCAAGTTCGGCGTCAATTTCGTTGGCGCCGGCAACTTCGAGATCCGCGGGGACCCAGCGTACGTGCGCGCGGCGTGCGAGGGCAGCCTCAAGCGCCTCGGCGTGGACTGCGTCGACCTGTACTACCAGCACCGCATCGACAAGAAGGTGCCCATCGAGGTCACG ATGGGTGAACTCAAGAAGTTAGTTGAAGAAGGAAAGATAAAGTACATTGGATTATCTGAAGCATCTGCGTCAACAATTAGAAGAGCTCATGCAGTCCATCCCATTACTGCAATTCAACTGGAATGGTCATTGTGGTGTAGAGATGTAGAAGAAGATATAATTCCCACCTGCCG GGAACTTGGAATCGGAATTGTGGCTTACAGTCCACTAGGCAGGGGGTTCTTTTCCAGCGGGGCAAAACTGGTTGAATCGCTGTCCGAGCAGGATTTCCGCAAG TATCTGCCTCGGTTTCAACCAGAGAACCTTGATAAGAATGCTCAGATATTCGAACGTGTCAACGCAATGGCTGCAAGAAAAGGTTGCACACCATCACAACTGGCATTGGCTTGGGTTCATCATCAAGGAAACGATGTTTGCCCTATTCCAGGGACAACAAAAATCGAGAATTTCAACCAAAATGTGGGGGCACTTTCTGTGAAGCTGACTCCAGACGAGATGGCCAAACTCGAGTCATATGCTGCCGCAGGTGAAGTCTTGGGTGACCGGTATCCTCAGATGGCCAACACCTGGAAGGATTCCGAGACACCACCATTGTCGTCTTGGAAATCTGAGTAG
- the LOC120653877 gene encoding mitochondrial phosphate carrier protein 3, mitochondrial-like, translated as MALSDRSRESLLPSFLYASSSARSFAATPSRLSVPVPAPAPAAAGAGGGAPISIQAPKEKIELYSPAFYAACTAGGIASCGLTHMAVTPLDLVKCNMQIDPAKYKSISSGFGVLLKEQGARGFFRGWVPTLLGYSAQGACKFGFYEFFKKYYSDIAGPEYAQKYKTLIYLAGSASAEVIADVALCPFEAVKVRVQTQPGFARGLSDGLPKFVRSEGALGLYKGLVPLWGRQIPYTMMKFASFETIVELIYKHAVPVPKSECSKLTQLGISFAGGYIAGVFCAIVSHPADNLVSFLNNAKGATVGDAVKKFGLWGLFTRGLPIRIVMIGTLTGAQWGIYDAFKVMVGLPTTGGVTPAPAEAESKASA; from the exons atggcgctcTCCGACCGCTCCCGCGAGTCGCTCCTCCCGAGCTTCCTCtacgcctcctcctcggcgcgctCCTTCGCCGCCACCCCCTCGCGCCTctccgtccccgtccccgccccggccccggccgcggctggagctggtggcggtGCGCCCATCTCGATCCAGGCGCCCAAGGAGAAGATCGAGCTCTACTCGCCGGCGTTCTACGCCGCCTGCACGGCCGGAGGGATCGCCAGCTGCGGGCTCACCCACATGGCCGTCACCCCGCTCGACCTCGTCAAGTGCAACATGCAG ATCGATCCAGCGAAATACAAGAGCATCTCATCTGGATTTGGTGTCCTGTTAAAGGAGCAAGGGGCTAGGGGCTTCTTCAGGGGATGGGTGCCTACCTTGCTTGGTTACAGTGCTCAGGGGGCTTGCAAGTTTGGCTTCTATGAGTTCTTCAAGAAGTACTACTCGGACATTGCAGGGCCTGAGTATGCCCAGAAGTACAAGACTCTGATCTACCTGGCAGGTTCTGCTTCTGCTGAGGTAATTGCTGATGTGGCTCTCTGCCCCTTTGAAGCTGTGAAGGTACGTGTGCAGACGCAGCCTGGATTTGCTCGTGGGTTGAGCGATGGGCTCCCCAAATTTGTCCGATCTGAAGGTGCTCTCGG GCTTTACAAGGGACTTGTTCCTCTCTGGGGTCGTCAGATTCCTT ATACCATGATGAAGTTTGCTTCCTTTGAGACCATTGTTGAGCTTATCTACAAGCATGCTGTGCCTGTTCCCAAGTCTGAGTGCAGCAAGTTGACCCAGCTGGGTATCAGCTTTGCTGGTGGCTATATTGCTGGTGTCTTCTGTGCTATTGTTTCTCACCCGGCTGACAACCTTGTGTCTTTCCTGAACAATGCCAAGGGTGCTACAGTGGGTGAT GCTGTTAAGAAGTTTGGTCTCTGGGGTCTTTTCACCAGAGGACTTCCTATTCGTATTGTCATGATTGGTACCCTTACTGGTGCTCAGTGGGGAATTTATGATGCTTTCAAAGTCATGGTTGGACT CCCAACAACCGGTGGTGTTACACCTGCCCCAGCAGAGGCTGAATCGAAAGCCAGCGCTTGA